In Ureibacillus thermophilus, the genomic stretch AGGATTGCTTTCAAAAAAAGAAGAAATTCGAGAACAGGCAATCTGGCATTATATTGGTACCCTTCAAACAAGAAAAGTAAAAAAAGTCATTAATGAAATTGATTATCTTCATTCACTGGACCGCCTCAGTTTAGCGGAAGAAATCGAAAAACGGGCAGAAAAGCCGGTTAAATGCTTTGTGCAAGTCAATGTGTCCGGTGAAGAATCAAAACATGGATTAAGCAAAGAAGAGACCATTCCATTCATTCAGGCTTTAGAGAAATTCACTAAAATTCAAGTGGTCGGATTAATGACGATGGCGCCGTATACAGATGATAAAGAAACAATTCGAAAAGTCTTTCGAGAATTGAAAGAATTACAACAAGAGGTTGTGAAGCTAAACTTGCCGTATGCACCGTGCCAAGAATTATCTATGGGAATGTCCAACGACTATGAAATTGCAATTGAAGAAGGTGCTACATTTATAAGAATCGGAACAGCTCTTGTTGGATAGGAGGTTGAAAAATGGGCGTGTTCAGCAAAATAAAAAATTTCTTTTACTTAGAAGATGAAGATGATGAAATTCAACCACCAATCAAAGAACCAGCTGTATTGCCGCAAGAGACTGTAACAAGAAAAACGAAAAAAATTGTGAATAGCTATGGCGAAGAAAAAACGCTGAATGTCATTAATATTCAATCTGCCAATGCTTTGAAAAACACGAAAGTAATCATTGTCGAGCCAAGGGTGTATGCTGAAGCGCAAGATATTTCGGAGCATTTAAAAAATAAACGGGCCATCATTGTCAATCTTCAGCGAATTGATCGAGAGGCGGGAATGCGAATTATTGATTTTTTGAGCGGAACCGTCTATGCTTTAGGTGGAGATATTCAGCGAATTGGCGATAATATCTTTTTATGCACACCAGATAACGTGGAAGTGCAAGGTGAAATTTCAGGATATTTTTACGACGATATTTAAAAATAGAGAGGTAATAAAAAATCTATGGATATTGTAGATATTATAAATTTTGTTTTCAGAATTTATACATTAATGTTAATCGTTTATATTTTAATGTCTTGGATACCGTCCAGCAGGGATACAGCGTTCGGACGCTTTTTAGAAAAATTTTGTGAACCTTATTTAGGATTTTTCCGCAAGTTTATTCCGCCGCTTGGAATGATTGATTTTTCGCCGATTATTGCTTTACTTGTGTTGACGTTTATTGAACAAGGCATTTATAACTTGCTCTATATGTTATTTTATTAATGGGTGCGGCTCGCTGGGAGTCACATCCTTTTTTATAATGTTCGAACTTTTCTAAATTATGCATTTACTTAAATTCAATTAAGTGAGTTGACGATATGAACCATATTTTGCAGCATTTTCATAAAGATGAACATCCTTTTATAGAAAGAGTCCTTGAATGGAAAAAAGAAGTGGAGGATCGGTATGCGCCAAAATTGACCGCATTTTTAGATCCCCGAGAACAATATATTGTCCAATCTATCGTTGGGAATCAAGGCGAGCTTTCTGTATATAGCGAGGGGATTTTTCAGGAAGCGGAACGCAAAAAAGTTTATATTGCCCCATCTTATTTTGTTCCAACAATGGAAGACTACGATATCTCCATTTTAAAACTGTCATTTCCCTCTAAATTTGTTCAATTAAAACATCCGGATGTATTAGGAGCACTGCTGTCCCTCGGAATTGACCGCAAACATTTTGGCGATATTCGCATGAATGAAGAAATGATTCAGTTTGCTTGTACAAAAGAAATTGCTCTTTACGTCAAAACCAACTTGCAAAAAGTAGGGAGAGTAAATGTTCGGATTGATGAAGTAGAAAACATAAATGAGCTCATCCCTCCGCAAGAGGATTGGAAAGAGCAGCAGCTTACAGTTTCTTCGATGAGATTAGATGCAGTGATGTCGAGTTGTTTTAATATCTCAAGGCAAAAATCCCAAAATTTGATTCGTGGAGGTAAAGTAAAGGTCAACTTTACTCTTTCAGAAAAAACGGACTTTGAATTGCAAGAAGGGGATATGATTTCCTGCCGTGGATTTGGACGTTTCAAAATCAATGCCATTGAAGGACGAACAAAAAAGGAGAAAATTCGTTTAAGCATTTGTCGAATTGACAGAAAGTGAGTCGAATCAAAAAATTTACTGTAAAGAATTATCTTGATGGGTATAATAGTTATATGCTTATATTTTTGATTAAAGGAGTGCGAAACGATGCCACTATCACCTCTTGATATACATAATAAAGAATTTACAAGGGCTTTCCGCGGCTATGCGGAAGACGAGGTTAATGAATTTTTGGACCAAATTATTAAAGACTATGAGCTGTTACTCCGAGAAAAAAAAGAGCTTGAAGATAAAGTAAAACAAATGACCGAACAAATGGAACACTACAATACGATGGAAGAAACGCTGCAAAAATCCATTGTCGTTGCGCAAGAAGCTGCGGAGGAAGTGCGCAGAAATGCCCAGCAAGAGGCCAAGTTAATCATTAAAGAAGCAGAAAAAAACGCGGATCGCATCGTGAACGAAGCATTGACAAAGGCTCGTAAAATTACGATTGAAATCGACGCTTTAAAAAAGCAATCCAAGGTGTTTCGCAATCGTTTCAAAATGTTGGTGGAAGCTCAATTAGACTTATTGAATTCCGACGACTGGGATCATTTAATGGAATATGATATTGGTTTAACAGAAATCCAAGAACAATTTAGACAAGAGGACGAAGATGATTTTCTAAAAAACAGTACAAGTGAGCAAGAAAAGTATTAATAATTTTCTTACTACTTGACGGGCTCCCATGATTTTCATATACTGATACACAGAAATTTAATACATGCGGCTGACAGGTGTTGACGGAGAAAGTATTTTTTGTCCGTGGCAATTATAGCGATCCGAGGATGGTGGAAGCTCGGACAAGCGGCAAAAAAGAAAATCACTCCCGAGCCAAATCACTGAAAGAACAGTAAGTGATTTCGTCTACACGGCGTTACAGTGTCAAGAGGCAGCGTCGAAATGCTTTTCTTCGGCGTTGTAAAGAAGGGTGGTACCACGGGTAATCGTTTCTCGTCCCTATGGGATAGAGAAACTTTTTTTATTATTGGGGATTTTCTTTTTTGCCGAATAGATAGTATGAAGTCAAAAATAAACAAGGAGGAAACATAATGGTAGAGTATAAAGATACGTTGTTAATGCCGAAGACCGATTTCCCGATGCGAGGAAATCTACCGGTAAACGAACCAAAAATTCAAGCAAAATGGGAAGAAATGGATATTAATCAACTTGTATTAGAGCGTACGAAAGGCCGTCCGGAATTCGTATTGCATGATGGTCCTCCATATGCAAACGGTGATATTCATATTGGACATGCGTTAAATAAAATCATTAAAGATATGATTAACCGCCACCGTTCTATGACAGGCTATCATGTGCCATATATTCCTGGTTGGGATACTCACGGACTACCAATCGAGCATGCCTTGACGAAAAAAGGCGTGAACCGTAAAGAAATGTCGGTTGCTGAATTCCGTAAACTCTGTGAAGAGTATGCCTACGAACAAATTGAAAACCAAAAAGCGCAATTTAAGCGTTTGGGAGTTCGCGGCGATTGGAAAAATCCTTATGTCACATTAACCCCTGAATTTGAAGCCCGTCAAATTGAAGTGTTTGGCCGCATGGCAGAGAAAGGATATATATACAAAGGACTAAAACCTGTTTATTGGTCTCCATCCTCTGAATCTGCGTTGGCAGAAGCAGAAATTGAATATAAAGATGTGAAGTCTCCTTCCATTTATGTAAGTTTTGAAATCAAAGATGCAAAAGGCGTTGTACCTGAAGAGGCCAAGTTCATTATCTGGACAACAACACCTTGGACAATTCCAGCCAACCTAGGAATTTCAGTCAACCCAGAATTTACGTATGCTGTTGTGAAAGTGGATGGCAACTTATATATCATTGCAAAAGAATTGATTGAAAATGTTTCAAAAGAAATTGGATGGGAACAAGTTGAAATTGTGCAAGAAGTAAAAGGACAACAATTGGAATATATTGTAGCCAAACATCCATTCTATGACCGCGATTCTTTAGTAATGGTTGGGGAACACGTTACGCTCGATGCCGGTACTGGATGCGTTCACACAGCGCCTGGCCACGGGGAAGACGACTATATCGTCGGTAAAAAATACGGTTTAGATGTATTAAGCCCAATTGATGACCGTGGTTGCTATACAAGTGAAGCGCCAGGATTTGAGGGCATGTTCTATGATGATGCCAACAAAGTCGTGACTGAAAAATTAAAAGAAGTGGGCGCCTTATTAAAATTAGGTTTCATCACCCACTCCTATCCACATGACTGGCGCACGAAAAAACCGGTGATTTTCCGTGCTACACCGCAATGGTTCTGTTCCATCGAGCCGTTCCGCGATCAATTATTGGAAGCGATTGAAAATACAACATTTACGCCAAACTGGGGTAAAATCCGCCTTTACAATATGATTCGCGACCGCGGCGACTGGTGTATTTCCCGTCAACGGGCTTGGGGTGTGCCAATTCCAGTATTCTATGCGGAAAACGGTGAAGAAATCATTACGCCAGAAACAATCGCCCATGTGGCAAAATTATTCCGTGAACATGGTTCAAACATTTGGTTCGAAAAAGAAGCGAAAGAATTATTGCCAGAAGGATTTACTCATCCGGGAAGTCCAAACGGCAAATTTACAAAAGAAAAAGATATTATGGACGTTTGGTTTGACTCCGGTTCCACTCACCAGGGCGTGCTTGTAGAACGCGGCATGAAATATCCTGCTGACCTTTATTTGGAAGGTTCTGACCAATATCGCGGATGGTTTAACTCATCTCTCATTACATCTGTTGCCATCAACGGTTTCGCACCTTATAAAGGCATCCTGTCTCACGGTTTCGTACTGGATGGGGAAGGCCGTAAAATGAGTAAATCTCTTGGAAACGTAATTGCCCCTGAACAAGTAATGAAACAATACGGTGCGGATATTCTTCGCTTGTGGGTGGCATCTGTAGACTATACTGGCGATGTACGGATTTCCATGGATTTGTTAAAACAAATTTCCGAAGTGTATCGTAAAATCCGCAACACGCTTCGCTATTTGCACGGTAACTTATTTGATTTTGATCCGAAAAAAGACCGCGTTCCTTACGAAAACTTACGCGAAGTGGATCAATATATGTACATGCGTTTGCAGGAAGTATTAAAACAAGTGCGTGCAGCTTATGACCGCTATGATTTCTCAGCTGTATATCATGCTATCAACAACTTTGTATCCGTTGAACTGTCTGCCTTCTATTTGGATGTGGCAAAAGACGTGGTTTATATTGAAGCACCAACAAATCCTGCTCGCCGTGCAATGCAAACAGTAATGTATGACAGCTTGTTGACATTGCTAAAAATCTTAACGCCAATTATTCCGCATACAACGGATGAATTATGGTCTTACTTAAACGAAGAAGAAGTATCTGTGCAATTAACAGACTTCCCAGAAGTGGATGAGCGCGAGAACTTCAAAGAGTTGAAAGAAAAATGGGGCAAAGTGATGGATATTCGCGATGAAGTATTGAAAGCTCTTGAAGAAGCGCGAAATGAAAAAGTTATAGGTAAACCATTGGATGCAAAAGTAGTTGTTTATGCAGATGACGAAAACGTATTAGCGCTATTGAACGATGACAAAGTTGATTTCAAACAAATTACCCTTGTTTCTCAATTTGTCGTTGCCGGCAGTCGAAAAGATGCACCAGAAAATGCTATTGCATTAGAGAATACATCTATCGTTGTAGAAAAAGCGGATGGAGGAAAATGTGAACGCTGCTGGTCTTATTCAGAAACGGTTGGCCAAAATGAAACACATTCTACATTGTGCGCCCGCTGTGCAGAAATTGTAATCAATCATTACGAATAATCTTTTTCCCGCTCTTGAATATAAGATCATTCAAGAGCGGATTTTTTGTTTAGGGTGTTTGGTTTGGACATTCGAGCGGTGTTTCACATTAAACTGGTGGACAAATACACGAAAATGGAGGGTATCCGCACCAAAGAGGTTGACAAACGCACGAAAAGGAAGGATATCTGCACTAAATGGAATATCATCCGCACGAAAAAGTGGAAAGCAACGAATATGCATGGCAGATGAGAAGATTTTCTGTATTAATGGACGGAATATGTTAGAATAATGAAGATATATAGGCAAACGGGGGAAAGATTGTGTTTAAATACTACATTTTAGCACTTATCGTTATAGTGATGGACCAGCTTACAAAATGGGTGGTTGTAAGCAATATGGAAATCGGAGAACGAATTTCTGTATGGGATCCTTGGTTCGGCATTTTAAGCCATCGGAACCGGGGAGCAGCATGGGGAATGCTTCAAGGACAAATGTGGATTTTCTATCTTGTTACCATCGTTGTCGTGGCGGCAGTGATTTATTATTTCCAAAAAGAAGGGAAACACAAGCCGTTTTTAGGGGTAAGTTTAATGATTTTGTTAGGCGGCGCCATTGGCAACTTTATTGACCGCATCTTTCGTGGAGAAGTGGTAGATTTTATTGATGTATACATTCCAATTATCAATTATGATTTTCCGATTTTTAATGTGGCCGATGCTGCATTGACGATTTCTGTCATCATGCTCATACTAGCAATGTTGAAGGAAGATCAAAAAGAAAAGAAAAAGGTGAAATCATGACAGTAACAATCACGATTGAAGCAGAATATGCAGGAGAACGACTTGATAAAGCATTATCTACTATTCATGAGGATTGGTCGCGAACGCAAATCGCGGGCTGGATTGAAGAAGGGCTTGTCATGGTAAATGGCAAGGAAGTGAAGGCAAAATATAAAGTGAAAGAGGGGGATGTCGTTGAAATTGAAGTTCCAGAACCGGAAGAGCTTGAAGTCATCCCTGAAAATTTGGATTTAGATATCGTGTATGAAGATGAAGACGTTATTGTAGTGAATAAACCAAAGGGAATGGTGGTGCACCCTGCCCCTGGACATATGACTGGGACGCTCGTGAATGGACTGATGTATCATTGCAAAGATTTATCCGGCATCAATGGCGTGCTGCGTCCAGGAATTGTCCATCGCATTGATAAAGATACTTCCGGTTTGTTGATGGTTGCCAAAAATGACATGGCTCATAATGGACTTGTGGAACAACTTGTGAATAAAACGGTGACGCGGAAGTAT encodes the following:
- a CDS encoding YggS family pyridoxal phosphate-dependent enzyme; the protein is MSSIRENLEIIQQRIEEAKTRANRLNDDINIIAVTKQVSVERTKETLDAGLVHLGENRPEGLLSKKEEIREQAIWHYIGTLQTRKVKKVINEIDYLHSLDRLSLAEEIEKRAEKPVKCFVQVNVSGEESKHGLSKEETIPFIQALEKFTKIQVVGLMTMAPYTDDKETIRKVFRELKELQQEVVKLNLPYAPCQELSMGMSNDYEIAIEEGATFIRIGTALVG
- a CDS encoding cell division protein SepF translates to MGVFSKIKNFFYLEDEDDEIQPPIKEPAVLPQETVTRKTKKIVNSYGEEKTLNVINIQSANALKNTKVIIVEPRVYAEAQDISEHLKNKRAIIVNLQRIDREAGMRIIDFLSGTVYALGGDIQRIGDNIFLCTPDNVEVQGEISGYFYDDI
- a CDS encoding YggT family protein, yielding MDIVDIINFVFRIYTLMLIVYILMSWIPSSRDTAFGRFLEKFCEPYLGFFRKFIPPLGMIDFSPIIALLVLTFIEQGIYNLLYMLFY
- a CDS encoding RNA-binding protein, encoding MNHILQHFHKDEHPFIERVLEWKKEVEDRYAPKLTAFLDPREQYIVQSIVGNQGELSVYSEGIFQEAERKKVYIAPSYFVPTMEDYDISILKLSFPSKFVQLKHPDVLGALLSLGIDRKHFGDIRMNEEMIQFACTKEIALYVKTNLQKVGRVNVRIDEVENINELIPPQEDWKEQQLTVSSMRLDAVMSSCFNISRQKSQNLIRGGKVKVNFTLSEKTDFELQEGDMISCRGFGRFKINAIEGRTKKEKIRLSICRIDRK
- a CDS encoding DivIVA domain-containing protein, with translation MPLSPLDIHNKEFTRAFRGYAEDEVNEFLDQIIKDYELLLREKKELEDKVKQMTEQMEHYNTMEETLQKSIVVAQEAAEEVRRNAQQEAKLIIKEAEKNADRIVNEALTKARKITIEIDALKKQSKVFRNRFKMLVEAQLDLLNSDDWDHLMEYDIGLTEIQEQFRQEDEDDFLKNSTSEQEKY
- the ileS gene encoding isoleucine--tRNA ligase; this translates as MVEYKDTLLMPKTDFPMRGNLPVNEPKIQAKWEEMDINQLVLERTKGRPEFVLHDGPPYANGDIHIGHALNKIIKDMINRHRSMTGYHVPYIPGWDTHGLPIEHALTKKGVNRKEMSVAEFRKLCEEYAYEQIENQKAQFKRLGVRGDWKNPYVTLTPEFEARQIEVFGRMAEKGYIYKGLKPVYWSPSSESALAEAEIEYKDVKSPSIYVSFEIKDAKGVVPEEAKFIIWTTTPWTIPANLGISVNPEFTYAVVKVDGNLYIIAKELIENVSKEIGWEQVEIVQEVKGQQLEYIVAKHPFYDRDSLVMVGEHVTLDAGTGCVHTAPGHGEDDYIVGKKYGLDVLSPIDDRGCYTSEAPGFEGMFYDDANKVVTEKLKEVGALLKLGFITHSYPHDWRTKKPVIFRATPQWFCSIEPFRDQLLEAIENTTFTPNWGKIRLYNMIRDRGDWCISRQRAWGVPIPVFYAENGEEIITPETIAHVAKLFREHGSNIWFEKEAKELLPEGFTHPGSPNGKFTKEKDIMDVWFDSGSTHQGVLVERGMKYPADLYLEGSDQYRGWFNSSLITSVAINGFAPYKGILSHGFVLDGEGRKMSKSLGNVIAPEQVMKQYGADILRLWVASVDYTGDVRISMDLLKQISEVYRKIRNTLRYLHGNLFDFDPKKDRVPYENLREVDQYMYMRLQEVLKQVRAAYDRYDFSAVYHAINNFVSVELSAFYLDVAKDVVYIEAPTNPARRAMQTVMYDSLLTLLKILTPIIPHTTDELWSYLNEEEVSVQLTDFPEVDERENFKELKEKWGKVMDIRDEVLKALEEARNEKVIGKPLDAKVVVYADDENVLALLNDDKVDFKQITLVSQFVVAGSRKDAPENAIALENTSIVVEKADGGKCERCWSYSETVGQNETHSTLCARCAEIVINHYE
- the lspA gene encoding signal peptidase II, yielding MFKYYILALIVIVMDQLTKWVVVSNMEIGERISVWDPWFGILSHRNRGAAWGMLQGQMWIFYLVTIVVVAAVIYYFQKEGKHKPFLGVSLMILLGGAIGNFIDRIFRGEVVDFIDVYIPIINYDFPIFNVADAALTISVIMLILAMLKEDQKEKKKVKS
- a CDS encoding RluA family pseudouridine synthase, encoding MTVTITIEAEYAGERLDKALSTIHEDWSRTQIAGWIEEGLVMVNGKEVKAKYKVKEGDVVEIEVPEPEELEVIPENLDLDIVYEDEDVIVVNKPKGMVVHPAPGHMTGTLVNGLMYHCKDLSGINGVLRPGIVHRIDKDTSGLLMVAKNDMAHNGLVEQLVNKTVTRKYTALVHGHIPHNKGTIDAPIGRDPKDRQKQAVVDNGKEAITHFQVLERFGGKYTLLECKLETGRTHQIRVHMKYIGYPLVGDPKYGPKKTIDFGGQALHAGVLGFIHPRTKEYLEFEVPLPEDFMNLLEQLRKEC